A genomic region of [Eubacterium] eligens ATCC 27750 contains the following coding sequences:
- a CDS encoding lysophospholipid acyltransferase family protein: MIRLILIVIFAIIIFFASLIMLPIFWLIGKFNQDAKDRGSLRFVQGVFKVVLFLSGVTTTVKGLENLPKDKEAVLFVGNHHGFFDTIISYTYMKPRTGFVAKKEIEKVPLLNIWMRYLYCLFLDRKNMKEGLKTILTGIDYLKAGTSIVIFPEGTRNKSIDGVLPFHAGSFKLAEKSGCKIIPMVQNNTAAALEDHLPFFKKTHTVLEFGKPIDVASMDREQKKTLAKDVQDLIEKMYEENKALV, translated from the coding sequence ATGATAAGACTCATATTAATCGTTATATTTGCAATAATAATATTCTTTGCCAGCCTTATAATGCTTCCTATATTCTGGCTTATTGGCAAGTTCAATCAGGATGCTAAGGATCGCGGAAGTCTCCGCTTTGTACAGGGTGTTTTTAAGGTTGTTCTTTTTCTGTCTGGTGTTACAACAACCGTAAAAGGACTTGAAAATCTCCCTAAAGACAAAGAAGCTGTACTTTTTGTAGGCAATCATCATGGTTTCTTTGACACAATTATTTCTTACACATACATGAAGCCCAGAACTGGCTTTGTTGCCAAGAAAGAGATTGAAAAAGTCCCTCTTCTTAATATATGGATGAGATATCTTTACTGTCTCTTCCTTGACAGAAAAAATATGAAAGAAGGTTTAAAGACTATCCTTACCGGCATTGATTACTTGAAAGCTGGAACTTCAATTGTTATATTCCCTGAAGGAACAAGAAATAAAAGCATTGATGGTGTTCTCCCTTTCCATGCAGGAAGCTTTAAGCTTGCTGAAAAATCAGGCTGCAAGATTATTCCTATGGTACAGAACAACACAGCTGCTGCATTAGAAGACCACCTTCCATTCTTTAAAAAGACTCACACTGTCCTTGAATTCGGCAAACCAATCGATGTCGCCAGCATGGATCGCGAGCAGAAAAAGACTCTTGCTAAAGATGTGCAGGATCTTATTGAGAAGATGTACGAGGAAAATAAGGCGCTTGTGTAG
- the tig gene encoding trigger factor — translation MKKKLFSVLLVGALAASLVACDSKKKEVDKTPSTVNTEINADEYAATITDNAGIYKTFVSLSDWKGMSVDLAESDYKVTDSDVEDYIQSLLEATATTDAQTTGTTKSGDTIKLDYSGKLDGTAFSGGTATDASYTIGSGKFIDDLDKGLVGLTVGVETDIPCTFPESYQNSDLAGKQVVFTVTVKEIDVTVVPELNDEWVTANASKLGVSDAELTNVEDLRAYVKNYLETQAASNRSSTVFETAYSQMSDGLDVSEYPSEELADLLKTLNNNVDSEYQSYSSSYSSKEDYLKSAYNFDSLDAFNEYADNYAKQYLLQKMIITMIAADNNITVSADDINSTGEELASYYGYNDYQEILDTYGKTMNAEIGYQVLYQKVVEFVCDNVTINDTSSTEQ, via the coding sequence ATGAAAAAGAAATTATTCAGTGTGTTACTTGTTGGTGCACTTGCAGCATCTTTAGTAGCATGTGATTCAAAAAAGAAGGAAGTTGATAAGACACCTTCGACAGTCAACACAGAGATAAATGCAGATGAATATGCTGCAACAATTACAGATAATGCTGGTATATATAAGACATTTGTATCACTTTCAGATTGGAAAGGAATGTCAGTAGACCTGGCAGAATCTGATTATAAAGTAACTGATTCAGATGTTGAGGATTATATACAGAGCCTTCTGGAGGCAACTGCAACTACAGATGCCCAGACAACAGGTACTACAAAGTCAGGTGATACAATTAAGCTTGATTATAGCGGAAAGCTTGACGGAACAGCATTTTCAGGTGGAACAGCAACAGATGCTTCTTACACAATTGGTTCAGGTAAATTTATCGATGATCTTGATAAAGGACTTGTTGGACTTACAGTTGGTGTAGAGACAGATATTCCATGTACATTCCCTGAAAGCTACCAGAATTCAGACCTTGCCGGAAAGCAGGTCGTATTTACAGTAACTGTAAAGGAAATTGATGTAACAGTTGTTCCGGAGCTTAATGATGAATGGGTAACAGCTAATGCATCAAAATTAGGTGTTTCGGATGCTGAACTTACAAATGTTGAGGATTTAAGAGCATATGTTAAGAATTACCTTGAAACACAGGCAGCGTCTAACAGATCAAGTACAGTATTTGAGACTGCTTATTCACAGATGTCAGATGGTCTTGATGTTTCAGAATATCCAAGCGAAGAGCTTGCAGACCTTTTGAAAACACTTAATAATAATGTTGATTCAGAGTATCAGTCATACAGTTCATCATATTCATCAAAGGAAGATTATCTTAAGAGTGCATATAATTTTGATTCTCTGGATGCATTTAACGAATATGCAGACAATTATGCAAAGCAATATCTTTTACAGAAAATGATTATTACAATGATTGCTGCTGATAATAATATTACAGTTAGTGCGGATGATATTAATTCAACAGGTGAAGAACTTGCTTCTTATTATGGATATAATGATTATCAGGAAATTCTTGATACCTATGGAAAGACAATGAATGCAGAGATAGGATATCAGGTACTTTATCAGAAGGTTGTTGAGTTTGTATGTGATAATGTAACAATTAATGATACATCTTCAACAGAACAGTAA
- a CDS encoding FAD:protein FMN transferase: protein MKKLNKITYFSYVILVILILGFLLTACQKPAVTLTTPESVNGFKLNTFVQIDSYSGIPKKTLNEALNLCDYYENIFSRTKEDSELSRVNSNQTTDISKELYELISAGLEYAALSNGAFDITIGSVSSLWDFTAESPKVPDSGRIAEALTHVDYTRVSVSDNGDGTYSISKPDDVILDLGAVAKGYIADKIKDFLEENGVKHAIINLGGNVLCIGKKTNTDNFGIGVRKPFAANNEVLVALSVDDSSVVSSGNYERYFYADDGTFYHHILNPATGYSYDNDLSDVTILSKDSLTGDCLSTTCFCLGLEDGMKLIESLDGIEAIFVTNEGEIHYSSGAKAYVKS, encoded by the coding sequence ATGAAAAAACTTAATAAAATCACATATTTTTCGTATGTAATTCTTGTCATTCTGATTCTTGGTTTTCTGCTCACAGCATGTCAGAAGCCTGCGGTTACTCTGACTACCCCGGAGTCTGTGAACGGCTTTAAGTTAAACACATTTGTGCAGATTGACTCTTACTCAGGTATTCCGAAAAAAACTCTTAATGAGGCTCTCAATCTGTGTGACTACTATGAAAACATTTTTTCAAGAACTAAAGAAGACAGCGAATTATCAAGGGTTAATTCTAACCAGACAACTGACATATCTAAGGAACTGTATGAATTAATCAGCGCCGGACTTGAATATGCTGCTTTGAGTAATGGAGCATTTGACATAACAATAGGAAGCGTTTCAAGTCTGTGGGACTTCACTGCAGAATCGCCAAAAGTTCCTGACAGCGGACGGATTGCCGAAGCTTTGACACATGTCGATTACACCAGGGTCAGTGTGTCCGATAACGGTGATGGTACTTATTCCATAAGTAAACCCGATGATGTCATCCTTGACCTCGGAGCTGTTGCTAAGGGCTATATTGCTGACAAAATCAAAGATTTTCTTGAAGAAAATGGTGTAAAACATGCTATAATCAATCTTGGTGGCAATGTTTTATGTATTGGTAAGAAAACTAACACAGATAACTTCGGAATTGGCGTAAGGAAGCCATTTGCAGCCAATAATGAAGTGCTGGTTGCTCTTTCTGTTGATGATTCCTCTGTTGTATCATCTGGCAACTATGAGCGGTATTTCTATGCTGACGACGGCACATTTTACCATCATATACTTAACCCGGCCACAGGCTATTCTTATGACAATGACCTGTCCGATGTCACTATTTTATCAAAGGATTCGCTCACCGGAGACTGCTTAAGTACAACCTGCTTCTGCCTCGGGCTTGAAGACGGTATGAAGCTTATTGAAAGCCTTGATGGAATTGAAGCTATATTTGTGACTAATGAAGGTGAAATTCACTATTCCAGTGGAGCAAAGGCCTATGTAAAGAGCTGA